The genomic window AACCATGAGAGTTGCGTTAAACGGCGAGATAAAGGAATGCCCGGAAGGAACCACGATAGAAGACCTGCTTGATTTGTATAAAATTGACAAAAACCGTGTTGCCGTAGAATTGAATTTACATATCATCCCAAGAAAAGAACTTTCTAC from Candidatus Brocadia sp. includes these protein-coding regions:
- the thiS gene encoding sulfur carrier protein ThiS encodes the protein MRVALNGEIKECPEGTTIEDLLDLYKIDKNRVAVELNLHIIPRKELSTRMLRDADALEVVTFVGGG